TTTATTTGTACCATTAAAAGTTAAGTATTTACCATGAAGTTGACTTAGTTTTGTCCAAATATCTCGAGTCTCAACTTGTAAGTAAAGTCCATTTAAGACATGGGTTGGGAGTTCTGGGCTATGAATAATTAGCTCTTTTTTGTGGGCAACAATGAAATCTGCATAAACTTTAGCACAAGCGAGTTGAATATCATTTTTTAGTTGTCCAATATTATTCGGGCAATTATAGGACAATAAAGCACGCATTGAATTTTGTGAAACTTTAATTGGAATGCCTAAACGATCGGCTTCCTGATTAAAAAATAAAGTGATTAAGCTTGCTCGTTCTTCAATGGTTCGTTCTAGGAGATTTGGAATTTTGATGACCATTGGAATCCGGCGCTGAAAAGTTTTTAATAAGGCTGATTCAGGTGCTTCAGTTGTAGCTGCAAGAATCTGAACTTCAGCTGAGCGTTCAGAATTCGATTCACCTAAACGTCTATAAAGCCCTCGATCAATAAAAGTAAAAAACATTTCCTGGCCTTCTGGTGGAAGTCGGTGGATTTCATCTAAAAAAAGCATACCACCATTGGCTTCTTCAATTAACCCTTTTTTTTCCTCGGTTGCTCCAGTATAGGCATTTTTAGCAACACCAAAAAGCTGCCCCATAAGTAGTTGTGGGTTGTTGGCATAATCAGAACAGTTAAAGTGAATGAAGGGATAATGTTTAGTTGTTTTTTTTACGGAGCACGCATATTCATAAATTAAATTGGCAAACATTGATTTTCCAACACCAGTTTCACCATAAAAAAGCATATTTAATCCTTTAGGTGGATATAAAATAGCCGCTCTAGCTTGTTCAATCATCATTTGTAAAGATGGATTATCAAAAGAAAATTTTTCTAGTTGAGCAACTTTAACTAATGGAAAGTAAAGGACCGGTTTGCCAATTTCTTTTGTTGCACGTCCTTCTGCCACCAATTGATTTAAATCAGAACTAACATTTGCTCTAGTCAGACCTAAGCTTTCAGCAATTTCTTGTGTGCTTAGTCCAGTATTTCCTGCACTTTTTTCTAATTCTTGTAAAATAAGTTCAATTCGTCTCATCACTATCTCCCCCTATTGATTGAAAACGCTTTAAATAAAGTATACCGAAATAAAATCAGATAAGCAAAGTGAATCTGTTTCTATGTGTTTTATTGCAAAGAACAATGTGACTAACTTGTGAAACAGTATTATTTTTTGTCTGGTTAAAAGCTACTATACCAATGTTTATGTGTATTGGCATGAGAATTGCTTTTAAATAAAGTATAACCGAAAAGTTAGCTCTTTTGAGCTACCCGTCTCAACGAGCTTTTATACGAGGCTAGCTCTTATGAGCCAACTCTTCGAGAAAAAGATAAAAATTCGAGATGGCAAAAAACGCCATATCAATTTTTCCTATTTTCTTGCCAGAGCTACCCGTCTCAACGAGCTTTTATACGAAATAAAGGAGGACTGAATTACTATGGAAGAGCATTTAGAAAATGAAGAGATTATTATGTCTTTAATTATGAATGGTGGAAATGCAAGAAGTTTAGCGATGTCAGCAATCGAGTCTGCTAGTGCGGGTGATTTTGAAAAAGCCAAAAATGATTTAAAGGAAGGAGGTGCAGCAATCAGCCAAGCACATCAAACTCAAACTGAGCTAATCCAAGAAGAAATCAGGGGGAATGGGACAAAAATCTCGTTATTAATGGTACATGCTCAAGATCACATGATGAATGCTATGACAGTCATGGATATGGCAGAACAATTTATTCGCTTGTATGAAGAAAATGCAAAGTTAAAGGAATTGGTGACAAAATGATAAAAATTACGCTCGCATGTGCTGCAGGAATGTCCACGAGTTTATTAGTCAGTAAGATGGAAAAATATGCTTTAGCAAATGAAATTGACGTGGAAATTATTGCTGTACCCGAAAAACAATTTGAAAAATATGCGGATTCTACCGATATTTTATTGCTTGGACCACAAGTTTCGTTTTTATTAAAGAAATGCAAGGCAGCCTATGAACCTAAAGGGATAAAAGTAGCCGCGATTCCAGTTGTTGATTATGGTCGTATGAACGGTGAAAAAGTTCTGAAATTAGCCTTGTCGTTGTAACTTGATTTTATGAATCGGAGGGAAAATAATGGATAAATTTTTAGATGTACTACAAGAAAAAATGGGACCAATTGCGTATAAATTAGATTCAAATCGTTATTTATCAGCTATTAAAACTGGTTTTTTTGGTGCTATGCCGATTTTAATTATTGGATCAGTATTTCTACTATTTGCTAACTTGCCAATTCCTGGTTACGCTGATTTCATGGCCTCAATAATGGGCGAAAACTGGACGACTTACTTTATGGTTCCGTATGATATGACCATGAATATTATGACAATTTTTGTTGTATTTGGAATTGCAAAAGATCTAGCTCATCACTATAAAGTGGATGATTTAGCAGCTGTCGTAATTGCAGTTGTTGCCTTCTTTATTCTTACACCAACGATTGCTGATACAGGTGGCGCAAATGGAATACCTACATCTAATTTAGGTGCTAGTGGTCTATTTGTTGGGATGATTACAGCTATTTTAGCCGTTGAAATTTCAAGATGGGTGGAGCAACGTGGGTGGACAATTAAAATGCCCGATTCAGTTCCTTCAAATGTAGCCCGTTCTTTTACTGCACTTATTCCTGCATTTTTCGTGATAGTTATTTTTGATTTAATTCGAATTGGATTTAGTTTCACAGCCTATGATACTGCCCAAGCATTTATCTTTCAGATTCTTCAAACACCGCTAACAGCATTAGGTAGTTCATTACCAGCAACCATTGTGGTCTTGCTTTTTGAAGGTTTACTTTGGTCATTTGGTATTCATGGATCAAATATTGTTGGTGCAGTAATGCAACCAATTTGGTTATCTTTAACTGCAGACAACGCAGCTGCTTTTAGTGCTCATGAAGCCTTACCACATATTGTCAACTATCAATTTTATTCTAACTTTATTAAAGTAGGTGGTGCAGGTGGTACATTAGGTTTAGCTATTCTATGTGTCTTTGTGGCCAAATCAGCTCAATTCAAAACACTTGGAAAACTAGCTATTGCCCCTGGAATTTTTAATATTAACGAACCACTTATTTTTGGGATTCCAATTGTATTAAATCCTGTAATGATGATTCCATTTATTATTACACCCGTCGTCTTAGTAATTGTTGCCTATTTTGCCATGGCAACAGGATTGGTTGATTTTACCAACGGGACCAATTTACCTTGGACAACGCCACCAATCGTCTCTGGTTTCTTATTAAATGGTTGGCGAGGGGCTCTGTTACAAGTTGTTCAAATTGGTTTAAGTATGGCTATCTACTTCCCGTTCTTTAAGCTAGAAGATAATAAAGCTTACCAGTTAGAATTAGAGGGTGCTCATGAGAATCAAACGCCCGAAGAAGCACTCGCTTAAATAAAGAAAAAGCATGAAAACAAGTTGAATTCTTGTTTCATGCTTTTTTATTTAGTCTTTTCCATAATAAGAATAAGGATCGGTTGTTTTTCGCTCTGCTCCATTGAAAATAAAGCCAACAAGATTGGCACCAACTGTCCTTAACAGATCAACGGCTTTATCCACAGCATCTTTATAGGCAACATCATTACGAACAACTAGTATGGTACCATCCACCTTAGTTGCCATAATTTGCGCATCCGTTACGGCTACAGTAGGCGGTAAATCGAAAATGATCAGATCAAAGTTTTTCTGAAACAATTTGATTAAGCGGTCCATCCCATTGGAGCTTAAAAGTTCAGAAGGATTTGTTGGTGTCGGTCCACTAGTAATTAAAAATAAATTCTCTATTTTGCTGCGATGAATCACTTCTTCAACAGATAAATTTGGATTGTTAAGCAAACTAGTTAAGCCTTTTGTGTTTGGTTTTTTGAACACACGATGGATACTCGGTCTCCGTAAATCAGCATCTATTAGCAAAACCCGGTGTTTTTGATCCGCAAATACTGTTGCTAAATTTGCTGAAACAGTTGATTTTCCTTCTCCTGGACCTGAAGAAGTTACCCCAATAGTTTTTAAATTCATTCCATTTTCAGAAAATTGTAGGTTGGATCGAATCGTTCTAAACTGTTCAGAGATAATTGAATTTGGATACAAAGATGTTATTAACTTAGGTGCTTTAACAACTCGAGTCTGTTTTTTTGAACGAAAATTTAGCATAATATATTCTCCTATTTCTTAAATCTTGTTGAACGGGTTAGGGCTAGATTAGAGGATTGTTGACCTGCTCCATCTTCGACAATAACGCTAAGTGTACCTAAATGAGTTAAATCAAGATGATTGATTAAATATGTTTCATCTCGTACTTTTAAATTTAAGAATTCTAATAAGAACGAAAATCCAATCCCCATCATTAATCCAATAATTGTCCCAATCAAAATATTTAGTGTTTTATTTGGTCCAACTGGCTGTAAATTAACTTCGGCAGATGAGATAGAATGAACATTATCAATCCGCATAAGCTCACCGATTTTTTCCTGAAAGACGTCTGAAATTAAGTTAGCTAATGTAGCTGCTCGTTTTGCATCGGAATCAATAATTTTTATGGCGAAAACTTTAGAATTAGGCTGTGTTTCAATCGTAATCTTGCTGGCAATTGCTTGAGTAGACAGAGGTGTCTCGAGTCTTTTTTGGACTTCATTTAGAATAATAGGTCCTTTTAAAATATCTTTATAGGTACTAATCATTTGAATATCTGTTTGTAAGTCGTTGAATTGATTAGCAGTTTGTTCGTCACTTTTTATTGGATTGACTAGTAGTTGATTGCTAGCGGTATAGGTTGGTGTAATAAAATAAAAACTAAAAATAAAAGCACAGAGCGCACCTAGTAAAGTTGTTCCCAAAATTAAAAAAAACCTTTTTCTTAACAGGTTAATTATTTCAATCAAACTAATTGTTTCTTCCATAGAATCCCCCTATTTAAACATCGTTTTAAACTTTTCGAAAACGATTAATCCAAAAGATACCATGCTTTAGTTAGAAAATACATTTATAAAAAGTCCGTTTATCTAGTAAAAAAAAATAATGCTTATCTAGTTGTTTAGAAAGGTAGGTATGGTAATGAAATCATATGCAAAAAAGATATTTTTTAAGAATAAGTACTTTTAATAGAAAAAATAAAACTTGACGAATGACGGCGTTTACATAAAATCGAGGTATTTAATTAATAATGTACAGTTTTAATAATGAAAAGACTAGACAATTAACTTAGTTAGTGTTAAAATTTGTTGTAATCGATTTCATGCTATTTTATAAAAGGCCTTTTATAAAATGAAAAAACAATTGGGAGGTTGTAAAATGAATGGTTTTATTGATAAATTAGGAGAAAAAATTATGCCTGTTGCTAGTAAGCTTGGGCAGAATAAATATTTGACTGTTTTACGTGATGCATTTATGTTGTCATTTCCAATAACAATGTTTGGGTCAATTGTTGTGGTTCTAAATAATTTACCTTTTTTTAATGATGCAACGAAAGGAACATTAAATCACTTATTTAGTAATGGGCAAAGTGCAACAATGGGAATTATGTCTATTTTTGTAACATTTGGGATAGGATATTATTTAAGTAAAAGCTATGAAGTAGAAGCTATTTTTGGTGGTGCAGTTGCGTTATCTTCATTTTTAATACTCACACCCTTTTTTATGATCTTAGAAAATGGCGAAGAAGTTAGTGGCGTGTTGGCTTTAGACCGCTTAGGTGCCAAAGGGATGTTTATTGGTATGTTAGCTGCCTTTATCGCAACTGAAATATATGTGCGTTTTGTCAAAAAAGGACTTGTTATCAAAATGCCTGACGGTGTTCCTCCTGCAGTGGCTCGTTCATTTGCAGCAATGATTCCTGCAATTTTAACCTTAACAATTTTTGCCTTATTAAATGCTTTTGTTATTGGTGTTTTTAATACGAATTTACATGATGTTGTTTATGAAGTTATCCAAAAACCATTAGTTGGATTAGGAAGCGGATTACCAGCAACGTTGATTGCGCTATTTTTTGTACAATTTCTATGGTTCTTTGGACTACACGGTCAGATTTTAGTCAATTCCGTAATGGATCCAATCTGGAACACATTGATGTTGGATAACTTAGAAGCCTATAAAGCTGGGCAACCATTGCCACACATTATTACAAAACCTTTTATGGAAATTTTTACAGTTGGTATGGGTGGTTCGGGGATGACATTAATGGTGGTAATTTTAATGGCCTTCTTTATGAAGAGCCGCCAGTTAAAAGATGTTGGGCGGTTAGCCTTAGGACCGGGTATTTTTAACGTTAACGAACCAGTTATTTTTGGGATGCCAATGGTGCTAAATGCAGCGATTTTTATTCCTTGGATTATTACACCGTTAATTGTAACAACCTTCAATTACCTTGTGATGGCAGCTGGTATTGTGCCAGCTCCAACAGGTGTTTCTGTGCCGTGGACAGTTCCAATTTTCATCAATGGGATACTGGCAACGAACTCAATTTTAGGTGGGGTCTTACAATTGGTTGATATCGCTATTGTTGGGGTTCTATGGTTCCCATTCCTGAAATTAATTGATCGTAGCAATCTAAAGCAAACGCTTTAAAAGAAGGAAATTTATGGTTGTATGTCAACTGGTGTTGATGGAACTTTGTAAAGAGAATAAAAGTCAGTTTATTTAAGCAGCTTGAGAAGAACTCTCAAGCTGCTTTTTAAGTTGTATACAAGCTGATAAAATTCATCTTTTTTAGAAAGAAATTAAATTAAAGGACATATAAATAGAAGTTTAAAGTCATTGAAGTGACAGCACTAACTGCTTTTAGACTAGGATCTGTTAAATTTCTTTTAATATCTCTATAAATGAATCAAATGTAGGTGTATTTAGAATGATTTTTTGACTATCTTCTCGATCAATAAACTCTAATAGCAAGTCATAAATATCGCCGGTATCTTCATAGTCCTCTTTCTTTATAGCAAATAAAAAAATGAAATGAACCTTTTCACCGTTTCCCCAATCAATACCATTTGGCATTATGGCTACAGCGACTTTTGATTTAATAGAAGTTAGTGACATCGGATGAGGAATAGCAAGAACACGATTAATATTTGTTTGACTAATTTTTTCTCTAATCCAAACACTTTCATAAAAGTCATCAGGAACAATACCTTGCAATTTCAGTGGCTCAATCATTTTCTGGAGGAGTTCTTTTTTTGATTGGACTGAAGGGTTGTAAAGGAAAAAATCCTTAGAAAATAAGTCGAAAATAGTAGACGTTTGGGTCTTTATTTTCTCCATAAAAGGCTCTACTTTTTCAATCTCTTTATCCAATTGCCCCATATGAATATAGACAGAAGGAGTCTCCATTTTTTCTAAAGGAACGGTGGTAATGACGAAATCAATTTCAGTTAAATCGTACTGTTGCAATTCAATATAGGAAAGGCGGTCTACAATGTCGATTTTGTCTTGATAACGTTTGTTGATTTTTGCTTCAATAATTCTACTCATGGTGCGGCCTGTGCCACAAATAAGAATAACGCGATGTTTTCTATGATTGATAGTAGCACTGCGTTCAATGGCACCTGCAATATGCAAAGCAATGTAGCCAATTTCATCTTCTGAAAAATATAATCCATAGTGCATTCCAATTGTTTCTAGGTGCGTCAAACATAAATCAAAAGCCAACGGAAAGGAGTTTTTGATGGTGTCCAGTAATGGATTGCTACGACCAGTTTCAATTAGATTCATATTAATAAAGCCTTCTACATGAGAAGTTAAATCTTTTATCAAAGTAACATCTTCCCGCCAATCATAATTCGCTGTTTTTTGAATGATTTCTAAAAGTTCTGCAACGATTTCATGGGCAATCGTACTGGATTGTTCGACTTCTTTCTCAGTTTCCACTAATCTTGGCGCATTTATGGATAAGCAATAATTAAAATAATTACGCTCTTCTTTCGTTAATTTTAACTCAAAAGAATGTTCAATTTTGGTTAAGAATTGATTCATTATAACTTGTGCATTTTTTTTTAAAACTGGGATACGAACTGGGAAAGTAGTTAACGTTTTATTGTCTACTATTCTACTTAGAGCCAATGCAAAATTGGACAGAATGGTTTTATGATAGTAATCAGAATCTAAAAGTTCTAATGCTGCAAGAGATTCAAGTTCTAGGGCTTGCAATAACTCCAAATCAATTGTATCAAATAATGAAAGTTCCATTTCTGTAAAGCCGACTAAATATTCTTGTAAATCTTTCACAATCAGTAACTCGTTGATCGCTTTTCTTTTAGAAAATTCATGGCCAATAATTTCAAATCCTATATTCGGTCTGTTGACGATTTTGAGTCCATAGGGGATGAGAGCATCTCGAATAGATTTTAAATAGGAATAAAATGTATTTTTGCTTACAAATAGTTGTTCTAAAAAACGATCTAAAGAGACTGGTTGCGCTGCTTTAAATAAAGTAAACAATAAAAATGATTGCCGTTCTTCAAGTGAGGTTAGGTTAAAATCATTTGAAGTTAAACTGTCATTTCTCCAAGTCGTAAAAGCCTTTTGATTTTGAATATCAAGAGAATATCCTTTTCCCCGTAATAAGGAAACGGTAGCGCCTACATTTTTTAACGTATCGTTTAAATTATTTATATCTGTTCGAATTGTGCGATCGGATACGGAAAAAGTAGAAGTAAGTTCTTTCATAGAAATAGAGTCAGAATGCTTGAGTAGCATTTCTAAAATATCATCGAGCCTTTGATAAGATAATTTGGACATAATAATTTCTCCTTTCCGTCGTATGTAAGTTCAAGTCTATCATACATGATTTTTATAAATATTGGAATGAAGCTATTTCCGAACTTTTTCCAGTAAATCTGGAAGTGTTTTTGGAAAGTTAACTTTCAATCGATTTCCATTTGAAATGGAAATTGGAAGTGTTTACATTGTTTGGTAAATCCATTAAATTTAATGTATTGAAACAAAGAAAGGAGGTCATAAGAATGGACTTCACAGAAGAAAACATTCTTTTGGATGTTGTTGTTGCCTCGCAAAGCGAGTTATTCAAATCAGTTGCAAGATATGCAGAAAAGTTAGGATTTGTAAAAGATGTGGAAAAAGTATATGAAGCATTTGTAGAAAGAGAAAGTGAGTATTCTACTGGTTTACAGGATGGATTTGCTATTCCTCATGCGAAATCTCCCTATGTATTAGCGCCAACTGTCTTGTTCATTCGTTTAGAAAATGAACTTGAATGGGAGACCTTTGATGAATCTAGAGTGAAAAATATTTTTGCTTTGCTTGTCCCAAAAGAAGATGAAGGGACTCTTCATTTAGAAATGCTGAGTCGATTAGCAACTGCTTTAATGGAAGATGAATTTATCAGTCAGGTTCAAAAAAATACGAATAAAGATCAATTAGTTACAGTAATTAAAAATGAAATGATTGGAGAGTCTACGTTATGAAAATAGTCGGAATTTCAGCATGTCCAGCGGGATTAGCTCATACGCCAATGGCTGCTAAAGCACTAGAAAAAGCAGGAAAAAAATTAGGTTATGATGTAAAAATAGAACAACAAGGATCATTGGGACAAGTCAACAAGATTAGTCAACAGGAAGCAAATGAAGCCGATTTTGTTTTATTAGCAACAGATCAAAAAGTAATTGGACTTGAACGATTTGATGGGAAACCGCAATTGCGTGTGAGTATTAATACGTGCATTAAGGCTCCAGAAGCTGTTCTTAAAAAATGTATTGAAGCCGTTAAAGAAAGACAAACAGCAAATTAATGAAAAGGGGAAAATAAATAATGAAAAAGAAGTTACAGGAAATTAAAGGCCACTTAATGAGTGGGATTAGTTTTGTTCTTCCATTGATTATTGGTGCATCATTAGTTGTCGCTATTCCTAAAATGATTGCTTTAGGTATGGGAATTACAAGTCTAGATCCTTATGCCGATGCAGAAGGTTTTAAACATATCCTTTACGCGATTGAGCAAGTTGGTTGGGTCGGAATCGGACTTATTAATACAGTATTAGCAGGGTTTATTGCTTATTCAATTGGAGACAAAGCAGCATTAGGTGCAGGATTTATTGGTGGGGCAGTGGCAACAAATACCAATGCAGGTTTTCTTGGTGCCGTAATCGCAGGTTTTTTAGCAGGTTATTTAGTCAAATGGTCTAAAAATCATATTAAATTACCAGAATCCTTTTCTGGCGTAATGCCATTAGTGATTTTGCCTTTAATAGCAACTCTCTCAGTAGCTATTGTAATGGGAGCTTTGTTATCGGAACCTTTAGCTTGGATTAATACAAGTCTTGTAGAATGGATTCGTAACATGATTGCTAACGATGTAAATAAGGTTCTTTTAGCTTTAATTATGGGTGCGATGATTGGCTCAGATCTAGGTGGTCCAGTGAATAAAGCTGCTTGGATGGCAGGAAATGTTTTATTAACTGAAGGTTTATACTTGCCAGCAATTATTGTAAACGTAGCCATTTGTGCAGTTCCTCTAGGTTATGCGCTAGCAACTGTTTTCCATAAGAAACGTTTTAATGCTGAGCTTTTAGATGCTGGTAGAAATAACTTTATCATGGGATTTATTGGGATTACAGAAGGTGCTATTCCATTTACTTTGGTTAGTCCTTTAAAATTAGTGCCGATTAATATGATTGGTGGTGCTCTTGCTTCTGGACTTGGAATTTTGTTAGGTATGTACGATAAAATGCCGCCAGTCGGTGGAATCTACGGCTTCTTTACTGTTGGAAATGGCTGGGCTTATTTAATTGGCCTCTTTGCTGGTGCAGCATTTATTGGATTTGTGGCGCCGCTATTCGTGAATTTCAATAAAGATGAAGAATTAGAAGCACAAGATACGGATTCAATTGATGTAGAGATTAGTTTTGAAAATTAATTAAATAAAAGGGCATTAGCGATGGTTTTCATCCGTTGGCTCATGCCTTTTTCTATCGAATTTTAAATACGTTAGGAGCATATAAATGAAAAAAACAGTACATGTTGTCCCACATAGTCATTGGGATCGAGAATGGTATTTTACAACGAGTAGATCAAAGATTTATTTAATGCACGATTTGAAAAAAGTGTTGGAACAGCTAGAAGGAGAAAATGGATACGATACATTTGTTTTAGATGGGCAGGCGTCTTTGTTAGATGATTATTTAAAATGGCGACCACAAGATAAAAATAGGATTGAAGCGTTAGTGAAAAGCGGGAACTTGATTATTGGCCCTTGGTACACACAAACGGATCAATTAGTTATTTCAGGAGAAAGTATTGTTCGGAATATGCAGTATGGGATGCAGGTCTCTGAAGAATTTGGACCGTATATGAATGTCGGCTATGTGCCAGATTCATTTGGACAAGCTGCTAGTATGCCTCAAATTTATCAAGAATTTGAAATTGAAGATACGATGTTTTGGCGCGGGGTAAGTGATGACGATGTGGAACAAACAGAATTTAAATGGCGTGGCGAAGACGGATCTGTAGTAACGGCATTTCAAATTCCTAGTGGGTATTATATTGGCGGAGCGATTCCAGAAGAAAAAGAAGCATTAGCTAAATTTTTACACGAAGAGCCTTTTAAAACAACCTGGAAAAGAAGTTCAACAAATCAAGTTTATTTTCCTAATGGATTTGACCAAGCTCCCGCTCGTGAAAATTTACCTCAGTTAGTCAAAGAAATGAATGAATTATACAAAGGAGAGTACGAACTACATTTTTCTACAATTGAGCGCTACATTCAAGCTGTGAAGAATCAACATCCTGAACTTGAAGAAATTGCTGGTGAGTTAATTAATGGAAAGTTAATGCGTATTCATAAAACAATTTTCTCTTCTCGTCCAGATTTAAAAGCGTTAAATACGCAAGTTCAAAATTATTTAGTAAATGTATTGGAACCTATTTTAACAATTTCAATGAAAC
This Carnobacterium maltaromaticum DSM 20342 DNA region includes the following protein-coding sequences:
- a CDS encoding YveK family protein translates to MEETISLIEIINLLRKRFFLILGTTLLGALCAFIFSFYFITPTYTASNQLLVNPIKSDEQTANQFNDLQTDIQMISTYKDILKGPIILNEVQKRLETPLSTQAIASKITIETQPNSKVFAIKIIDSDAKRAATLANLISDVFQEKIGELMRIDNVHSISSAEVNLQPVGPNKTLNILIGTIIGLMMGIGFSFLLEFLNLKVRDETYLINHLDLTHLGTLSVIVEDGAGQQSSNLALTRSTRFKK
- a CDS encoding PTS sugar transporter subunit IIB; its protein translation is MIKITLACAAGMSTSLLVSKMEKYALANEIDVEIIAVPEKQFEKYADSTDILLLGPQVSFLLKKCKAAYEPKGIKVAAIPVVDYGRMNGEKVLKLALSL
- the celB gene encoding PTS cellobiose transporter subunit IIC, which encodes MNGFIDKLGEKIMPVASKLGQNKYLTVLRDAFMLSFPITMFGSIVVVLNNLPFFNDATKGTLNHLFSNGQSATMGIMSIFVTFGIGYYLSKSYEVEAIFGGAVALSSFLILTPFFMILENGEEVSGVLALDRLGAKGMFIGMLAAFIATEIYVRFVKKGLVIKMPDGVPPAVARSFAAMIPAILTLTIFALLNAFVIGVFNTNLHDVVYEVIQKPLVGLGSGLPATLIALFFVQFLWFFGLHGQILVNSVMDPIWNTLMLDNLEAYKAGQPLPHIITKPFMEIFTVGMGGSGMTLMVVILMAFFMKSRQLKDVGRLALGPGIFNVNEPVIFGMPMVLNAAIFIPWIITPLIVTTFNYLVMAAGIVPAPTGVSVPWTVPIFINGILATNSILGGVLQLVDIAIVGVLWFPFLKLIDRSNLKQTL
- a CDS encoding CpsD/CapB family tyrosine-protein kinase, which codes for MLNFRSKKQTRVVKAPKLITSLYPNSIISEQFRTIRSNLQFSENGMNLKTIGVTSSGPGEGKSTVSANLATVFADQKHRVLLIDADLRRPSIHRVFKKPNTKGLTSLLNNPNLSVEEVIHRSKIENLFLITSGPTPTNPSELLSSNGMDRLIKLFQKNFDLIIFDLPPTVAVTDAQIMATKVDGTILVVRNDVAYKDAVDKAVDLLRTVGANLVGFIFNGAERKTTDPYSYYGKD
- a CDS encoding BglG family transcription antiterminator — encoded protein: MSKLSYQRLDDILEMLLKHSDSISMKELTSTFSVSDRTIRTDINNLNDTLKNVGATVSLLRGKGYSLDIQNQKAFTTWRNDSLTSNDFNLTSLEERQSFLLFTLFKAAQPVSLDRFLEQLFVSKNTFYSYLKSIRDALIPYGLKIVNRPNIGFEIIGHEFSKRKAINELLIVKDLQEYLVGFTEMELSLFDTIDLELLQALELESLAALELLDSDYYHKTILSNFALALSRIVDNKTLTTFPVRIPVLKKNAQVIMNQFLTKIEHSFELKLTKEERNYFNYCLSINAPRLVETEKEVEQSSTIAHEIVAELLEIIQKTANYDWREDVTLIKDLTSHVEGFINMNLIETGRSNPLLDTIKNSFPLAFDLCLTHLETIGMHYGLYFSEDEIGYIALHIAGAIERSATINHRKHRVILICGTGRTMSRIIEAKINKRYQDKIDIVDRLSYIELQQYDLTEIDFVITTVPLEKMETPSVYIHMGQLDKEIEKVEPFMEKIKTQTSTIFDLFSKDFFLYNPSVQSKKELLQKMIEPLKLQGIVPDDFYESVWIREKISQTNINRVLAIPHPMSLTSIKSKVAVAIMPNGIDWGNGEKVHFIFLFAIKKEDYEDTGDIYDLLLEFIDREDSQKIILNTPTFDSFIEILKEI
- the celB gene encoding PTS cellobiose transporter subunit IIC — protein: MDKFLDVLQEKMGPIAYKLDSNRYLSAIKTGFFGAMPILIIGSVFLLFANLPIPGYADFMASIMGENWTTYFMVPYDMTMNIMTIFVVFGIAKDLAHHYKVDDLAAVVIAVVAFFILTPTIADTGGANGIPTSNLGASGLFVGMITAILAVEISRWVEQRGWTIKMPDSVPSNVARSFTALIPAFFVIVIFDLIRIGFSFTAYDTAQAFIFQILQTPLTALGSSLPATIVVLLFEGLLWSFGIHGSNIVGAVMQPIWLSLTADNAAAFSAHEALPHIVNYQFYSNFIKVGGAGGTLGLAILCVFVAKSAQFKTLGKLAIAPGIFNINEPLIFGIPIVLNPVMMIPFIITPVVLVIVAYFAMATGLVDFTNGTNLPWTTPPIVSGFLLNGWRGALLQVVQIGLSMAIYFPFFKLEDNKAYQLELEGAHENQTPEEALA
- a CDS encoding PTS fructose transporter subunit IIB — encoded protein: MKIVGISACPAGLAHTPMAAKALEKAGKKLGYDVKIEQQGSLGQVNKISQQEANEADFVLLATDQKVIGLERFDGKPQLRVSINTCIKAPEAVLKKCIEAVKERQTAN
- a CDS encoding PTS lactose/cellobiose transporter subunit IIA, whose protein sequence is MEEHLENEEIIMSLIMNGGNARSLAMSAIESASAGDFEKAKNDLKEGGAAISQAHQTQTELIQEEIRGNGTKISLLMVHAQDHMMNAMTVMDMAEQFIRLYEENAKLKELVTK
- a CDS encoding PTS sugar transporter subunit IIA, whose product is MDFTEENILLDVVVASQSELFKSVARYAEKLGFVKDVEKVYEAFVERESEYSTGLQDGFAIPHAKSPYVLAPTVLFIRLENELEWETFDESRVKNIFALLVPKEDEGTLHLEMLSRLATALMEDEFISQVQKNTNKDQLVTVIKNEMIGESTL
- a CDS encoding PTS fructose transporter subunit IIC, which translates into the protein MKKKLQEIKGHLMSGISFVLPLIIGASLVVAIPKMIALGMGITSLDPYADAEGFKHILYAIEQVGWVGIGLINTVLAGFIAYSIGDKAALGAGFIGGAVATNTNAGFLGAVIAGFLAGYLVKWSKNHIKLPESFSGVMPLVILPLIATLSVAIVMGALLSEPLAWINTSLVEWIRNMIANDVNKVLLALIMGAMIGSDLGGPVNKAAWMAGNVLLTEGLYLPAIIVNVAICAVPLGYALATVFHKKRFNAELLDAGRNNFIMGFIGITEGAIPFTLVSPLKLVPINMIGGALASGLGILLGMYDKMPPVGGIYGFFTVGNGWAYLIGLFAGAAFIGFVAPLFVNFNKDEELEAQDTDSIDVEISFEN